The following proteins are encoded in a genomic region of Nitratireductor sp. GISD-1A_MAKvit:
- a CDS encoding IS66 family transposase, producing the protein MSNTASELVRLRAALAAAEARAEVAESELAQTRAVVSCSEAMIQELKLEIAKLRRDKYGISSERRARLIDQLELELDELETAATEDALAAEQAAAKATTVRAFTRRPPVRKPFPDHLPRERVVVEAPDTCGCCGSDRLVKMGEDITETLEVIPRQWKVIQTVREKFTCRACEKISQPPAPFHAIPRGWAGPSLIAMIVFEKYGQHQPLNRQAERFAREGVELSLSTLADLIGHAAVALEPIHALIENHVRTAHRLHGDDTTVPLLARGGSKKARLWTYVRDDRPWNGGAPPAALFRFSRDREKTNPNQHLAGWQGILQADAYGGYNDLYRADRDAGPVTSALCWAHARRKFFELADIAGNVRKGKTAHQISPVALEAVKRIDAIFDIERGINGLDSDARLAARQELSRPLVDDLHDWLLAERAKLSRHNKVAKAINYMFEKEGRWQAFTAFLDDGRICLTNNAAERALRGVALGRKSWLFAGSERGGQRAAAMYTLIVTAKMNDIDPQAWLADVLARLPNIPVSRVHELLPWNWKAQPLSKAA; encoded by the coding sequence GCGGTCGTTTCCTGCTCGGAGGCGATGATCCAGGAGCTGAAGCTGGAGATCGCCAAACTACGCCGCGACAAATACGGCATCTCGTCGGAACGGCGCGCCCGGCTGATCGATCAGCTGGAACTGGAGCTTGATGAGTTGGAGACGGCGGCCACCGAGGATGCCCTGGCCGCAGAGCAAGCGGCCGCCAAGGCTACCACAGTGCGGGCCTTCACGCGCCGTCCCCCTGTGCGCAAGCCGTTCCCCGATCACCTGCCGCGCGAGCGGGTGGTCGTCGAGGCCCCCGACACCTGCGGCTGTTGTGGCTCGGATCGTCTCGTGAAGATGGGCGAGGACATCACCGAGACACTGGAGGTGATCCCGCGGCAGTGGAAGGTGATCCAGACCGTGCGCGAGAAGTTCACCTGCCGGGCCTGCGAAAAGATCAGCCAACCGCCGGCTCCGTTCCATGCGATTCCGCGTGGATGGGCCGGGCCCAGCCTGATCGCCATGATCGTCTTTGAGAAGTATGGCCAGCACCAGCCGTTGAACCGGCAGGCCGAGCGGTTCGCACGTGAAGGCGTCGAGCTGAGCTTGTCCACCCTGGCAGATCTGATCGGGCATGCCGCTGTTGCATTGGAGCCCATCCATGCCTTGATCGAGAACCATGTGCGCACCGCACACCGCCTGCATGGCGACGACACGACCGTGCCGCTTCTGGCGCGGGGCGGTTCGAAAAAGGCCCGTCTGTGGACCTATGTGCGCGATGATCGGCCCTGGAATGGCGGCGCACCACCGGCCGCGCTCTTCCGCTTCTCCCGCGATCGCGAGAAGACCAATCCCAATCAGCACCTGGCCGGTTGGCAGGGCATTCTGCAGGCCGATGCTTATGGCGGATACAACGATCTCTATCGCGCGGACCGCGATGCGGGGCCCGTGACCAGCGCCTTGTGCTGGGCCCATGCGCGCCGGAAGTTCTTCGAACTGGCAGACATTGCCGGGAACGTCCGCAAGGGCAAAACCGCCCATCAGATCTCGCCGGTCGCGCTTGAAGCGGTGAAACGGATCGACGCTATCTTCGACATCGAGCGCGGGATCAACGGGCTTGATTCCGATGCCCGTCTTGCCGCCCGCCAGGAACTGTCCCGCCCCTTGGTGGACGACCTCCATGACTGGCTGCTGGCAGAGCGCGCGAAACTGTCCAGGCACAACAAGGTGGCCAAGGCGATCAACTACATGTTCGAGAAGGAAGGCCGTTGGCAGGCCTTCACGGCATTCCTCGATGACGGGCGCATCTGCCTGACGAACAATGCGGCCGAACGCGCCCTGCGCGGCGTGGCCTTGGGCAGAAAGTCATGGCTGTTTGCCGGCTCCGAGCGCGGCGGACAGCGGGCCGCCGCCATGTATACCCTCATCGTCACCGCAAAAATGAACGACATCGACCCGCAGGCATGGCTCGCCGATGTTCTCGCCCGGCTGCCCAACATACCCGTCTCGCGCGTGCACGAACTTCTCCCCTGGAACTGGAAGGCCCAGCCCCTGAGCAAGGCGGCGTGA